A stretch of DNA from Vulpes lagopus strain Blue_001 chromosome 12, ASM1834538v1, whole genome shotgun sequence:
ataaaacctcaccGGAGAGAAATAAGGTAAgcagagagacagtgagcaggCCGGGGGTCTATTTACATAGGGTGGTCAAGGAAGGCCTCTCCGATGAGGTCACAGTGCAGCGGAAATGGGATGACACAAATAAGCCATGTGGGCAACTGGGGAGAGGCACCTGAAGCAGAGGACACAATAGGCCACAGTGTGAAGATGTGCTAGGTGCTTGAGAACAGGTGGAAGCCAGTGTGGCTACAGCAGAAGGCACAAGGGAGTCAACTGGTAGGAGAGGAGTCGAAGGAATGGACTTTGAATTTTATCCCCAGTTAGAGGAGAAGCCACTTGGAGGGATATGAATATGGAAGTGATGTGATCTCTGAGGAAGGACTGCTCTGGCTGCTGCACAGGAAACTAACCACAGGGGTGAATGAGGAAGCAGCCAGAGCGCTTAGGAGGCCTTTCCAACAGTGCAGCAGGACACGGTAGTGGTTTATAGcatgggtggtgggggaggcagtGAGAAGCAGCCAGGCTCTATCTCTTGAAGGTAGAGCAAGAAGGCTGCTGATGAACTGACAGACACCATTTAACGAGATGGGAACACTGAAAGAGAAGCATgactggggagggaggaagggtatGAAGATTTTTAGACTTGCTAATCTGAGATGCCTGTTCTGTCCTGGAGTGGAGAAGGTAAGTCGGCGGGGTATGTGAGTCTTAGATTGGAGGAGAGATTAAAGCAGGAGTTCCAAATTTGAGTCATCAGGTTACAGAAGGCATTTAAAGCAATAAGACAAAGCTGGgtatgaagaaatggaaatagcTAATGGACTATGCAGTATTAATTAGTATGCATATGGAAATAGAATCCCTAAGtgatgaattttgaaattttgttccAATGTTGCCATCTTGTGgtcatttaattttactttctttaaaactgctaaagaagttatttatttaaaaacagtttaattgataaaattatttttttaaacaaaattcttATCATTAGCTATATGCTTAAAAACTAATTGCTGATAATAACTAGATTGTAAAGCTAATTATTTTCAGTACTGgcctgtttttctttaaatgtggagaaactgaaacgtatgtatgtgtatttcaaAGAATCTTAGTATTTCTTTAACAACAGATAGAGTTTTCaggtagaaaataagaaaagatttaCGTAACTTGCTAATGGCTATATACAAATCTATCACACCTCTTGCTTCTTTGAGTTTCCAGTGCTGAGAACAATAGCCCCACAGTGACGGTTCTTCAACACTATTCTTTTAGAGGAATGGCTTCTTACTACAATACATGCAAAAAATACTCAGTATTGCTATTGAGTTTCTGGcaagaaacacattttatgtcatctttattatttagaaattagAATGTGTGCTTTAGGGGAGAAAGctatttaagaaaatggaaaacttaatttttaaaagaactatgaAATTTTTTCTAGaactatgaaattaaatttaggtaaaaatacaaatccttaggtttcagtttatttttgtcgTATATACTGCTTggtaaaatcaatttaattagcTTTAGTTAAGTAGCATGTAGCAGGCGACCAAAGGAAGACATTTTGAATAAATGTGCTTCGACTAAAATTGTGAGCAGGTAAACCGTTTTTGGACTTCTGGCTCCCTTATATATGTTACCTACTGAAGTTCAGATATAAACTGTGAAGGACAAAACTTCACTTTTCAATAgctaaaataaaggcaaaatctttttcttttgtagttaataacagatgggtaaataaaatacatttcttacatCTGCTAATTGATTTTCACATCACTGGATATAAAACTCAGTAAAGGATACGGAAAatccttaaatgaaaaaaaaaaaaaaaaaaacaaaccccaacaaCTTCAGGGAATGGACACTACTTTGATAATTCTTACTTTGAAAATCTTCCAGAATTCTGgaagtttattcatttttgctttttaaaataacaaaggaatGACAAAGGtatcattttgtaaaaaaaaaaaaaaaaatttttttttagaaaacaagaggcaagcagaaagaaaaattaagtcacCTGTTACCCTGCTACCCACAGCCAACCACTGTTGACATGTGGCACACCCTTCCAGGTTTTTATAAACGTActtatgttttgaaaaataaaaagatatttcacaAATTGTAACTCTCTTTCACTTCCAGGTCAAAAAATATACAAGTATAGTaccatttttaataattgtatacTATTCTACATATAGATCCATGTGCTCAAGAATCTAATAAGTCTCTTAAACTCTTAAGGAATACTTACTGCCTTCAACTCCATATTACCACCCATGTGAAATTCAATGGTTTTGCCCATAATGAATACGCCTTCATTTCCACGCACAATAGCACGCCCATCAACCTTTATATTTAAGTCACTAGTAGCATTGCTGGTaatctggaaattaaaaaaagtaataaaaagtgtTTCTAAATTACAGTGAAAATTATTAGAGACAGAAACAGGAGTTTCAGCCATAGAATATGAAAGGCAAGGGTTTCCTGTCACGTTTTATAGGTGTTGAGACAGAGAGATGTGGCATGATAATGATCAGACTACAAATCCAGAACTAATCAATCCTTCCCACTGTTCCATAATTTATTCTTTCCCATCACTTATAAAACAGCGAAActatccctgggtgacgcagcggtttagcgcctgcctttggcctagggcacgatcctggagacccaggatcgaatcccacatcgggctcccggtgcatggagcctgcttctccctctgcctgtgtctctgcctctctctctctctctgtgactatcataaataaataaatttaaaaaaaaaaagaattgtatttttaaaaaaaacaacaaaaaaacccccagcaAAACTCCCCTCCCGCTTTGTAAATTTAGACAGCAATTCTCTTCCattaataaagcaaacaaaataaatcatacCCTTTCAGTAGACGCTTTTTGAACGTTCAAACTTTTCACTCCACTTGGCAAATGAAACTCATGAGTTTCATAGTCTGTGCTGAATAAGATATTCTGAGTCCTCGGGTCAAAAAACTGCATACCAATGTCACTCGTAATagaagttttgttcttttctacaCTGAGCTTTGTTGTCCCTTGCTGAAAGACAATCTTCAGAAAAACACTTTATCATGAGTATGTTTTCAAAGGAGACTGCAGCCAAAATTCATCAAGAACATTatcaaaaacactttaaaataatagacTAACTTCAAAGAATTTTAACTGCATCAGTCTGTCCCCTCTCTATCCACTTGggaagaattctttaaaaagagggCTTATATGCTTGTTTGCTTACACTGCTCTGTACAAATCCATGGGTCACATGGGCAGGAGGTGGTAAGAACACCTTTAGGTTCTATGTCATTGAAAACCTACACTGCAGCAGCCATGGGGCACAGGCTGCCATGGACTAGATTGGCATATTCTTCTCTAGACTCCCAGAAAGTACAGGGTATTCCAACCTGGGAGGGTGCTTTGTTTGCTGGTTATTTTGTGTGGAGGAGATAGAGGATATTCTGTATTCTTAGAATAATTAATCTGTATTAAGAAAGCAAATAACATTAATGGATTATAAGACCCGCAGTATTATTAAATGTGCTGATGAATATTCTCTCAAGGAAAATATCCATTTCCAATAATCAACTCTAGTTTTTTAACAAGGAAAATTTCTCTACTGTCCCTTGACTAAAGTGGTAACTTACAGGCTGGTTGTTGCCGGTGATAACCAAATTTTCATTTCGCCTTCCTCCCACCGTGCTCTTGTAAAGAGGATGTATAACTCCCATGTCAGATACTTGCTTAAACCGAAGCAGACCACTTTCATGAAACTCCATGCTGTCACAGCCATTTGGTCCAATGCGAATCACAGCCCAGATAACAAGTgttatctaaaaaagaaaacaatcccctGCGAATGGGTAGCATATATTCaacataattagaaaacaaacagaagataATTGCCGAAGCATTAAACTTCCTGAGATGTCTCATCAGTGGTATAAACACATCAGTTGGTTTTCCACTTATAAACAgaaccagttttatttttatcacgGTATTAGAGGCAAATAGCTAAAAGTCAAAAAGTGCTACAAGAgcagtttcttcttccttttgctcCCTCTACATCTCGTCCCGGGACAACCACTTTTAGGTATTTCATCTAGAATTTATCCCAGAGTTTTAGGTGATATATTATTTCTTCACACATCAGTTTGAGgttttatctattattttcatACTTTAGCAGATGAGAATTTATTGTGTTTCTATTTCTGAAATGGAAATAGGTTTCAAGTGCTAGCTAGATTAGATCCAGGTTCAGTATTTTTAGTATTGTAACCATATAAGTATTGTTCATTGCTAAGCCAAAGACTGTAACTAAGAGAGCAGTTCCTTTCTTGTACTCTGTGTCTTGTGGTTTCatatattgttgtttttttttttttttggcactggACCAAATTTGCTTACTCAAATTTTGCTcaagttttcatttgaaaacttgACTGAATTTTTTCAAAACCTCCCATGTTTCTCTAAAATGTCCCttgataaaatgttctaaaagtcCAAACCTCTTTAacaattttttctattaatttttctctccCAGGAGATCTTGCTGCAACTCTGATCTTCTTGCTCCAATCTGGGTGGTCACTGCTGGGTCGGCTACATAACTGTAACCGTGAACTTGTCCTTCATTTTCATGCTGgaacttccttttttctcctgCACTAGATAGATACTGTTTCCTGTATCCTTGTCTTCGGCCTTCTGGGAGTTAGCTCCTTCTTGTGGTGAGCACCTCCTCCAGTGGCCtccttagaaaaaatatatgcgAAGTAAAATTTGAGAGTATATATggcttaaaaatgtctttataaacCCTCACATTTAACAGTCGAGCTTGATAATTTCTAGGTTTGGTGCTATTCTCTCTCTGAATGTTGAAGGCCCTTGTATTCTTGCTTTCTGGTCTCCAGGGTTGGATTTGAAAAGTCTGATGCCTCTGATTTTGTATTCTtcatatgcaatttttttttttttttttacttcctctggAAGGTTTTAAGATCTTCCCTTTAACCCAGGTTCTCTTAAATTTCACAGTAATGGCCTTGGTGTGAGTCTTTTTTGTGCATGACACTGGACCTAGAATGGTAGTTTTCAATCTGTTCTAGGAAAATTTCTTGGTTAATTTATTTGGTAATTTTCTCCCCAGTGTTCCTTCTTATCAATTTGTGAAACTCCTATTAACAGAATGTTACACTTCCTGGACTGATTCTTCAATTTTGTTGAGCTTTCTGGAcgggtttcctttcttttctccttctctttccatctatccatccatccctatGGATTTCTTTAAGTTCTTCCTTATTCCTTAATTGCTCCTTTTTAATGGCATGTTATCCTTGTTTCATGGATGTAATATAGTCTCATTTCtctgaaaatactgattttaattttttaagttttctgtcattcattctattttctgtatctcCCTGAATTCCTAGTTTCCCCACGGTTTGGGTGATTTGGTGCTCATCATTTTTCAAATCTGGGAGCTTTCCAAAAAACTCCATTATCTCTGATAGCTCAGTGTTCATATTTAACAGTGAGGTTTAAAAAAGTGCACAGAAAGTTCTCTGTGTGGGGTGGTTGTGACAGACAGGCTTCACAGTAGGAGAGAGGGTGGCTGTCTCACTGGGACCTGCCAAGTGTCAGTatctacagatttttttccccagatgctTCAGTTTTTCTGGAGCAGACTACTTCATCTCTTGCCTCAAGGACATTAGCCTGGTGCCAGGGAGCTGGAGTCAGAGGATGAGAAGAGAGCTGGGAAACAGAGTCTCAGTGCTCAGGATTCAGACTTCTCTGCTTCCAGCATAGAAACCCATCCCCACCTGCTCTGTGCAGTATCCTCAGGCAGGAAGAATTGTCTCCCTTCCATAACATACTGTGTGGGGTTAGGAGGCATAGCTGCCTAACTGCTGGCTGGAAGGGAGAGTGAGGCTAGGGATCTCAAGGCTCCTACAGGTTTTCCAAAGAAGCTGTTTTCAGTTCCTGCCTCAGTCCTGCTTTTCATGGCACTTGTATATCCAATTGCTGACGATTCTGCAAGGCACTTTCACCAAcacgccctgcagccccctccccagcacacATGCAGAGAAATCTgccatttctcttcctgcttctttATAGGGCCAAATTTAGGATTTTAGGTGCCTCCCACGTTCTTTCaagatatttctatttcttgacaTTGTCACCTTGGGATGAGCTTTTTAAAGAGGAAGGGGACAAAAATGTCCCCATTCTGCCATCTTAACCAAAAGtttccaacaacaaaaaaattataaaataaagacagaacaTGCGCTCTTAGTAAAGCTATTTATAGTATGAACTCTTTTCAATGTAAGGGAAGAATTAGACACAAATGTTTTGaatgtacataaaatataaaagatgggattaaaaatattagatgtcaaaaataaactaaatggaATCAAGGTTAGAACCACTGTAGCCCATGATCATCAGTCTTGGGTATACCAATAACCACCCTCTCAATATGTCATCTACACACATGCCAGAGGGGTTCAGGTGTAGCCCTCAGATTGTTACAACCTTGGATTAAGTCTTCTTTAGAAAATCAAGTATCTTTGGAAAAGGCAACATACTAAGTCTTTAGCACCTTAGTGTAAACTGGCCTACCAAATCCTCCCATTCTTTGACAACAGAGATTTAAGACTACAGATATAACTGTTTGCTGTCAAATAAGGGTTTGCAATTGTAAAATCTGGTTGAggagggacacctgcgtggctcagcggttgggcgcctgccttcggctcaggtcatgatcctgggatccgggatcgagtccttcatcaggcttctccctctgcctctgtctctcccctctctctctctctgtatctctcattaataaataaataaataaatcttagaaaaaaaataaaaaaaaaagaagaaagaaaaaaaatctggttgaGAAGGTTTAGGACTAAATTTAGGTTTAGGACTGCATGAAAACAGAGAGGATTGTATTTTTTAGGAGAGGTAAAGGCAATAAAGTCATGATGGCAAAGGTCTCTCCTGACCAAGTTGACTCTACCCTTCCAAAAGTTAAGTTCTTTAAAGGGAACTTTCCATgcacattttcttctaaataaaattaatacgTGTCAATATTAGCAtgctaggtttttaaaatatatgacatatttAAGACAACTCAATGAGTAGAGGTACAGATTTagtt
This window harbors:
- the SGCB gene encoding beta-sarcoglycan encodes the protein MAAAAAAAAAEQQSSNGPVKKSMREKAVERRNVNKEHNSNFKAGYIPIDEDRLHKTGLRGRKGNLAICVIILLFILAVINLIITLVIWAVIRIGPNGCDSMEFHESGLLRFKQVSDMGVIHPLYKSTVGGRRNENLVITGNNQPIVFQQGTTKLSVEKNKTSITSDIGMQFFDPRTQNILFSTDYETHEFHLPSGVKSLNVQKASTERITSNATSDLNIKVDGRAIVRGNEGVFIMGKTIEFHMGGNMELKAENSIILNGTVMVSTTRLPSSSSGDQFGASDWVRYKLCMCADGTLFKVQVTGQNMGCQTSDNPCGNTH